The sequence accagttatgcacccaccttacagtagctgcatctaggttgtatttccctaatttgtttgtGAGAAGGTCCCTGCTCCAtgcttgtaaagcactgtgaAATCCTGGGGTGAAAGAGGCTAGGGAAAGTCAAAGCCCAGCTGGGGCTGCTTTTGACAGGGGAGTGTCTCATGGCCCAGCTGTTACCCTGGGAGAGGCTTGCTTTGcttccaggctctctgctccctctctcactggggctgggggtttTGTGGTTGCAGGTGCTGACTACATATCCCCAGCTCCGGGCCCTCAACCTGCACGGGAACAGCATCCAGAGCCTCAGTGAGGTGGACAAGCTGGCCGTCCTGCCGTGCCTGCGCACATTGACCCTGCACGGAAACCCCATCGAGGAGGAGAAAGGCTACAGGTGGGGCCGAGGGGCTCAGCCAGCTAACgctttggggagagggagggatggtGGGTGCAGAGGAAAGCCTAGCCCTGGGGAACAGCTCTCTGCCTTCTTCTGCCAGGGCGTCCAGAGAGCTCGCTTAGGGCCTCCTCCactccactggagtcaacagGCTCCCAAAGCCTTTGATGGGAGCTGGGTCTGACTTGCCCTGacaccgtgcctcagtttccctttgggGATAATGGTCATTCCTTTCTCGCAGGGAGGAtgaagtgctttaagatcctcCGTGGGAAGGCCCCAGAGGGCAAAGTGGTACCTGCACGGTGTCAAACACTAGCGcgtcagcaggctcaggggaataAGAGAGAGGACCCGCATGCAACCCTCTCTAGCTGTTGTAGCATTGACAACCCACATGGCTCATTCTATCCTGGCCCCTGCGCCTTGCCCTGTCCAAGGCCCCACAGCAAGACTCCTGGGATACACAAACCAGGCCATGCCAAGGGAAAACTTTTAAAAGGGTGGGTCCGGCTCCTGTCACCCCCTGCTCATGAGCCGGCCTGCCCCATGCATGTGCGTCTACAGAGCCTCTCCACAGTGCCGGagggcagccagggccagagaccCTCATCAGGACCAGGGTCCCCTTGCACTGCGTACCGCACGTTCATATAGTGAGAGTCAGTCCCCAGACCTCACCCAAGGCCaccagcagggcagggcagggcagcggcAGAGAACCCAGATCCCTTGAATCCCTGCCCAGTCTCCTCGCTGACGCTGGAGTTGTGTAGGCCCCAAGCAGTGGTTCTGGACTGGTGGTCGGAGAGTCACTTGCCATCGCTCCGAGACGCATGACGGAGCAGGCTGGCCAATCAGATTTTAAATTTAGTGATGCCTGGTCTTCAGGTCTAGTCTCTTACAGCATCGGTGCCAAGATCCACCCAGCCAGGGAGAAGCCCACGGGAAGCGCGTGGCTGGTCTTGCCCTTGATTTTATACAATCTGCTCTGCTCCAGTGCTCAGCTGCGGCGGGGCCTAGTGCCAACATGATCCCACAGGCACCCCGATCAGACACAATGGGCTGTGTCTGGCCATAGGAGGGAGGTGAAAGAAGGCAGACCAGGGGCTCCTGGGCCGCACTGATTGCAGCAGATAGCTATGCCCCCCTTGGGAGAGGAAGCAGTGCCTTGATCTACTACCAAGGGCTTCTCTAGGCCCAAACTGGGGGGTACAGCATGAGCCGCAGGACGGGGAGGAGaagcaccccccgcccccgggcgtTGTGGTGGGGAGGCCAGAGGACAGGGAGTGGCCCTGGCCTGCTAGCCCACGCCGTTCCGGGCCTGACCGGCCGCTCTCCCGCAGGAGTTATGTGCTGTCCGTGCTGCCCCAGCTGAAGTCCTTCGATTTCAGTGGCGTGACGAAGCAGGACCGCTCCACCGCCACCATCTGGAGACGCATGAACGTCAAACCCAAGAAGGTCAAGAAAAGGCGGGACGACTACTGAGGGGACAGGGCCTTTGAGGGACGGGATGAAGCAGCAGCTGCACCATTCAACGGGGCCCAGCGCCGTGGCCCGTGGGGGCGGAAAGCCCGCGTGTTCGCTTAGGAATAAAGGCTTAGAGCTCTGTGGGGTAGGACGATGAATCGCTACGAGGGATGGGGCTCGGTCATCACTGGAAACGGACAGGGAGGGCTGCCATGGCAGCGGGCTGGGTACACTCCTGCCATTGTTGGCACGGAGGGTCTGTGCTCAGTTCGCTCCACCAGCTTCTCCTGAGGGGTTGAGAAGTGCCCCTCCTCTCCAGTGATTGGCAAGCAGCTGGTGGGGAAGAAATGGGGCCCtgggcctccaggaggtgtctgACACCAAGACCCAGTTGTGCCCCCAGCACTGGATGAGCTGGCCTTGCCACGCTGGGCTCCTTTAAGATattccagccccctccccgcccagccaGCTCCTGCTGAGGCTGCCAGCGAGAGTCCACCTGTGGTCAGGGGGTGCTAACGATCCCACGCCGGCTGCTTCCTTCTCAGCACTGCTCCCGAAGGCTTGGGTCCTTGGCTTGCTCACGGGGTTTCTCTACGGCTGGACTGTAAAGTGCAAGCCCCGGTGCCCAGCACATCAAACCCAAAGCCAGCCAGGCAGGAGCAAGGTCACAGAACTGTCCCAGCAGAGCCCCCAGCTAGAGCCCAGGGGCAAAGAGAGGGGTCCCTACCCGGGGAGGCAAACAGCTCAAAGTGCTACATACAACAGGACTGTCCATCTTCCATGCCACCTGCCTCCCTTGGCCCCAGCAGGCAGGCTCTGCAGCGTGAGCCCAGTCGCTCCTGCGGGCACTGACCTCATCATGCGCTCAGCCCACCTCCAAACGCTCGGTCTCCTTACTAACAAGCAGAGGAGGCAGTCGTCCAGGTAAGGGTGGGATGAGCCTGAAGGCCCCTGGCTCCTTTGTGGGAAGAAAGCTGGTAAGTGACTGTCCCACGTGACCATTTGATTGATCATGGGCTCCCATCAGTCATGAGGCCTGCAGCTTCTAAGGCtactctgccctgccccctgggcTTTAGTGTTTAATGAGCCAGCCAGGTTTCCCTTGTGCCACAGGGTCCTGAGCTAGTCATGTCATCCCCATGCAAGTCCCTGCCTGCCACTGTCATCACTTCCCCAAGAGGCTTCTAGCGCAACTGCTCCAGCCCCTTtcttcactccctcctcccccacgaCAGGAAATTGTCACTTCGCCCTTTGTCTTCCCAGAGGCAGAGTTTGCCCAGAGGCAAATCAGAAGCTCGGCTGATAAGAGGCAAAGCATGTTCGAGCCAGCCCAGGCATGGGTGCCACTAGGGTAGAGTGGCAATCCGCTCcctaaagaaaagcagtacttgtggcaccttagagactaaccaattcatttgagcaaagctttcgtgagctacagctcgcttcattggatgaagcgagctgtagctcatgaaagctttgctcaaataaattggttagtctctaaggtgccacaagtactgcttttctttttgcgaatacagactaacacggctgctactctgaatccaatCCCTGACCGTTAACTGATAGTGCATGCCCAGTGGGCTAGGTGAGGGCCTGGGACTAGCACTGGTTCCGTGCTGTCagacccattcccctcccagacccatcttcccccacctccagctgtTCATTGTCCCTACTGCTTCCCCAAGGCCACTTCAGTGACTAGAGAGGCTTCGGTAAGGCCCCAATTGGGTAGATACTATCTGGCCCAGGAGCTCCCTTCTCCGAGAAGtacagtgtggggagggagccAGCGTTCCATCTGTGGCTAGTTCTACACTGGATCTGGCATAGTTGAGAGCAACCTCAGGCTGCTCTAAGTGACACCAGCCTCTAACCATGCCAAAGGAGCCATTGGCCACGCAAGGGAGGGGTGTAGCACAGCACCTGCCTggctcccctctgccctggggcaAAGTGGCACACaacctgcttctccacccctgAAGGCTCTCCCACCTGCAGGGACATGCAGCCCAGCAGATGTGCCTTGCTGAAGACAGCGTCTCCTCAGACTGAGAAAAAACGGTGGCAAAGGGGTGAAATTCAGCCTGGCAAGGCTGCACCGCCCTCTCCCAGCTCTCCTTTAGCACAAGCCCCTGCCCCCACGTTCCCTGTGCTTGCCCAGGGGCTGCAGTGCACTTAAGACCCAAGCAGCTGCCAGCCTTGCTAAAGCAGAAGTTTAAGACAACCCCTTTAGTGatggtatggggggggggggaagagagagagagttgtgaTCCTCTCCCTAAAGACCCTAATGTGTTAATGCTGCTGAGCCAGCCACCCAAAACCATGGCTGCCTGGGATGCTCAGGCCAGCTCCACAAACCAGAGTGACTGGGGGTGGCAATCGCCTTGCATCAGTCCTTCCCCTTGTGCCTGGAAATCCCCATCCCTTGGCCGCAGGAACAGGAATGAACTCAACCAGCTGTACCAGGAGCAGGTGGTAGAGACGCTCCGGAGTTAATGGTCTGAGGGGTCCTTGCCCCAGTTTTGCTGGCGCACTATTAAACACGTCAACTCTTTCCCACGTGgaatttcaaatttttgaaagTGGTCCAATTTCTTGACACGGCTCCATGATTTCCATAGGCTCAGACCAGATGAGAGCACAGATCATCTAGGCTGACGTGCACAGTCCTGGCCAGAGAACTGCGCCCTGTGGTCCTACAGCAAGGCCAGTAACATGTGGTTGACTAGAGCAtctctttggctatgtctacactacacccccaccccccatcaacCCCGCTGCATCAATCCCCAGAGCATTGATTTAGTGGGTCGagtaaagacccgccaaatcgaccgcagatcactctccagtcgaccccagTACTCTACCCgaaacgagaagagtaaggtaagtcgacgggagaatGTCTCCCATCGACCCAGCGGAGTTTGGACCccgtggtaagtcgacctaagctacgtcaagtccagctacgttattcatgtatcTGGAGTTGTGTAGTTAAGGTCGActttatgtctacactaccgcggtaagtcAACCTTAGCTACACAACTCCAgatacgtgaataacgtagctgaggtcgacttactgcggtagtgtagacatagccttagaaagCCAACCAATGGCCGTTTAAAGATTATGATGTGCAGAATCCACCGCAGCCCAAGGGAGGATGTTCCAATTGCCCTCTCTGTTAAAAATCGGCACCTTATCTCAGGGATCCAAATTGTGAGCAGAGCAAACGAGTGGAAAAACCAGTGGATTTTTTCATTTCAAGAAGCTTACTAGACTGAAAAAATTCAGACTACACAGCTTTTGGTGggactgctccagctgccttgaGGAGGTGCGGTTTCATACCCTTGTTTTGTTGCAGTCACATAATGTCTAGATTGCAAAGCAGCCCATCCCGGAGCAGTATTACAGATAAATGCAGTTGTTCTATTGTTTCCACCGACGATCTGATCTGAAGCCAGTGCAGCTCATCCATATCAACTCGACAATCTGAATGCTTGTTAGATCGATTGTGCCACACAGAACACGGGTTTTGATTACAATGGAGGGTATGTCCCTGCTGCACTCAGAGCCGTGACTGCtgccaagggtgctggaacaatttgtgtcgTGGGGGTGCAGAGAGCCATCGAACCAGACTGTAAACCCTGTAATAGggtagaaaccacttcaagccagagggtgcagcagcacccccagcaccccttgttccagcacctatgacttCTGCCCATATAGATGTACCTGAGTTAGCTTTGAGCACGCTAGCTCAAACAATATGGGGAAAGCTGTGGCAGCGCGGACTGCATAACCCATCTGAGATACTGAGTATGCTCCTGTTACTCAAACTAGCTGGACCAAAGTAGCCCagttacgtctacactgcaaccaAAGGTttgactgcagcacatgtagacatagcTGGAGTCACAAGGCCTCTGGGTCTCACCTTTATGTCAGGAGCATTTCTGGtagcaggcagcagcagccagggtggCATTTGAAGAAGCCAGCATGGGTTGTTTGGGAGCTACTTTGAGGCAGCTTGATAGGCAGTTCCC is a genomic window of Lepidochelys kempii isolate rLepKem1 chromosome 1, rLepKem1.hap2, whole genome shotgun sequence containing:
- the LRRC51 gene encoding leucine-rich repeat-containing protein 51 — its product is MSMRWDCCKISLRAPPLDYSFRGISFIQDLLTEEPRAGLKVIKRSAGGKLLTKAVRLNNNTINELTDFTSTMEQLLEYPDELSWVDLSFNDLPTIDPVLTTYPQLRALNLHGNSIQSLSEVDKLAVLPCLRTLTLHGNPIEEEKGYRSYVLSVLPQLKSFDFSGVTKQDRSTATIWRRMNVKPKKVKKRRDDY